A single Vulpes lagopus strain Blue_001 chromosome 3, ASM1834538v1, whole genome shotgun sequence DNA region contains:
- the SRRM2 gene encoding serine/arginine repetitive matrix protein 2 isoform X1, translating to MYNGIGLPTPRGSGTNGYVQRNLSLVRGRRGERPDYKGEEELRRLEAALVKRPNPDILDHERKRRVELRCLELEEMMEEQGYEEQQIQEKVATFRLMLLEKDVNPGGKEETPGQRPAVTETHQLAELNEKKNERLRAAFGISDSYVDGSSFDPQRRAREAKQPAPEPPKPYSLVRESSSSRSPTPKQKKKKKKKDRGRRSESSSPRRERKKSSKKKKHRSESESKKRKHRSPTPKSKRKSKDKKRKRSRSTTPAPKSRRAHRSTSADSASSSDTSRSRSRSTAAKTHTTALTGRSPSPVSGRRGEGDAPSKEPGTANTGQPSSPEPSTKLPSSPHENKDKEKEKSGIRPSPSPERSSTGPEPPAPTPLLAEQHGGSPQPLATTTLSQEPVNPPSEGSPTRGRSLPKSPEKPPQSSSESCPPSPQPTKVSRHASSSPESPKPAPAPGSRREISSSPASKSRSHGRGKRDKSHSHTPSRRVGRSRSPTTTKRGRSRSRTPTKRGHSRSRSPQWRRSRSAQRWGRSRSPQRRGRSRSPQRPGWSRSRNTQRRGRSRSARRGRSHSRSPATRGRSRSRTPARRARSRSRTPARRRSRSRTPARRRSRSRTPARRGRSRSRTPVRRRSRTRSPVRRRSRSRSPARRSGRSRSRTPARRGRSRSRTPARRGRSRSRTPARRGRSRSRTPARRGRSRSRTPARRRSRSRSVVRRGRSHSRTPQRRGRSGSSSERKNKSRTSQRRSRSNSSPEMKKSRISSRRSRSLSSPRSKAKSRLSLRRSLSGSSPCPKQKSRTPPRRSRSGSSQPKAKSRTPPRRSRSGSSPPSNQKSKTPSRQSCCSSSPQPKVKSGTPPRQGSVTSPQANEQSATPQIQSRSESSPDPEVKSATPSRHSCSGSSPPRVKSSTPPRRSRSGSSSPQPKVKAITSPVQSHSGSSSPSPSRVTSKTPPRQSRSESPCSKMESRLLQRQSRSRSSSPDTKVKPGTPPRQSYSGSTSPCPKVKPQTPSGHSLSESKSPCSQEKSKDSPAQSSGSFSLCPGIKSSTPPGELYYAASSLQQKGQSQTSPDPRSDTSSPEMKQSHSESPSLQSKSQTPLMGGQSRSSSPVTELAPKSPARPERSELSSPRLKSGLSPEQSKSQSDSSPYPAMDSKSFLGQSRLEPSELKEKSVLLLQEDFTASSSIPRDKLSPLPVQDKPDSSPVLRETPKTPPRERGGVGSSPDTKDQSVLAKPSQDEELMEVVEKSEESSNRVLSHLSPELKEVAGSNFESSPEIEERPTVCLTVDQSQSQTSLEAEVPAVASIWSGPHFSPEHKELSNSPPRENSFGSPLEFRNSGPVAEMNTGFSPEVKEDLNGSFPNQLETDPYIDTKEQSTRSSRRSSSELSPDAVEKAGMSSNQSVSSPVLDAVPRTPSRERSSSASPELKDGLPRTPSRRSRSGSSPGLRDGSGTPSRHSLSGSSPGMKDIPRTPSRGRSECDSSPEPKALPQTPRPRSRSPSSPELNNKGLTPQRERSGSESSVEQKTVARTPLGQRSRSGSSQELDGKPSASPQERSESDSSPDSKAKTRVLLRERSRSGSSPEVESKSRPSPRHSRSGSSPEVKDKPRAVPRAQSGSDSSPEPKAPALRALPRRSRSGSSSKGRGPSPEGSSSSESSPEHPPKSRTARRSSRSSPEPKTKSRTPPRRHSSRSSPELTRKARLSRRSRSASSSPETRSRTPPRRRRSPSVSSPEPAEKSRSSRRRRSASSPRAKTTSRRGRSPSPKPRGLQRSRSRSRREKTRTTRRRDRSGSSQSTSRRRQRSRSRSRVTRRRRGGSGYHSRSPARQESSRTSSRRRRGRSRTPPTSRKRSRSRTSPAPWKRSRSRASPATHRRSRSRTPLVSRRRSRSRTSPVSRRRSRSRTSVTRRRSRSRASPVSRRRSRSRTPPVTRRRSRSRTPTRRRSRSRTPPVTRRRSRSRTPPVTRRRSRSRTSPITRRRSRSRTSPVTRRRSRSRTSPVTRRRSRSRTSPVTRRRSRSRTPPAIRRRSRSRTPLLPRKRSRSRSPLAIRRRSRSRTPRTTRGKRSLTRSPPAIRRRSASGSSSDRSRSASPPATRNHSGSRTPPVALNSSRMSCFSRPSMSPTPLDRCRSPGMLEPLGSSRTPMSVLQAGGSMMDGPGPRIPDHPRTSVPENHAQSRIALALTAISLGTARPPPSMSAAGLAARMSQVPAPVPLMSLRTAPAASLASRIPAASAAAMNLASARTPAIPTAVNLADSRTPAAAAAMNLASPRTAVAPSAVNLADPRTPTAPAVNLAGARTPAALAALSLTGSGTPPAAANYPSSSRTPQAAAPANLVGPRSAHATAPVNIASSRTPPALAPASLTSARMAPALSGANLTSPRVPLSAYERVSGRTSPPLLDRARSRTPPGGPGSRTPPSALSQSRMTSERAPSPASRMVQASSQCVLPPAQDRPRSPVPSAFSDQSRALLAQTTPAAGSQSLSSGTVAKTTSSAGDHNGMLSGPASGMSHPEGGEPPVSTGAQQPSALAALQPAKERRSSSSSSSSSSSSSSSSSSSSSSSSSSGSSSSDSEGSSLPTQPEVALKRVPSPTPAPKEAVREGRPQEPTPAKRKRRSSSSSSSSSSSSSSSSSSSSSSSSSSSSSSSSSSSSSTSSSPSPAKPGPQALPKPASPKKPPPGERRSRSPRKPIDSLRDSRSLSYSPAERRRPSPQPSLRDQQSSSERGSRRGQRGDSRSPGHKRRRETPSPRPVRHRSSRSP from the exons ATGTACAACGGGATCGGGCTGCCGACGCCCCGGGGCAGCGGCACCAACGGCTACGTCCAGCGCAACCTGTCCCTGGTGCGGGGCCGCCGGGGTGAGCGGCCTGACTACAAGGGAGAGGAGGAACTGCGGCGCCTGGAGGCTGCCCTGGTGAAGCGGCCTAATCCTGACATCCTGGACCACGAGCGCAAGCGGCGCGTGGAGCTGCGATGCCTCGAGCTGGAGGAGATGATGgaagagcaggg GTACGAGGAACAGCAAATTCAGGAAAAAGTGGCTACCTTTCGACTCATGTTGCTGGAGAAGGATGTGAACCCTGGGGGCAAGGAAGAGACCCCAGGACAGAGGCCAGC ggTAACTGAGACTCACCAGTTGGCAGAactgaatgagaagaaaaatgagcGACTCCGTGCTGCCTTTGGCATCAGTGATTCGTATGTGGATGGCAGCTCTTTTGATCCTCAGCGTCGTGCTCGAGAAGCTAAACAACCAGCTCCAGAACCTCCCAAACCTTATAG CCTTGTCCGGGAATCCAGCAGTTCTCGCTCACCAACcccaaagcaaaagaagaaaaaaaagaagaaagatagagGGCG CAGGTCAGAGAGCAGCTCTCCTCGACgagaaaggaagaagagctcTAAGAAGAAGAAACACAG GTCAGAGTCGGAATCCAAAAAACGAAAGCATAG GTCTCCCACTCCAAAGAGCAAACGTAAATCTAAGGACAAGAAGCGGAAGCG GTCTCGAAGTACAACACCAGCCCCCAAGAGCCGCCGGGCCCACCGTTCAACGTCTGCTgactctgcttcctcttctgatACTTCTCGCAGTCG GTCTCGAAGTACGGCAGCAAAAACCCATACAACTGCCTTGACTGGGCGAAGTCCTTCCCCCGTTTCAGGGCGTCGAGGGGAGGGAGATGCGCCTTCTAAAGAACCAGGTACCGCCAATACAGGGCAGCCTAGCAGCCCAGAGCCCTCTACAAAGCTGCCTAGCAGTCCtcatgaaaacaaagataaagagaaggag AAATCTGGAATTCGACCTAGCCCCTCTCCGGAAAGGAGCAGCACAGGCCCAGAACCACCTGCTCCCACTCCGCTCCTTGCTGAGCAACATGGCGGCTCCCCGCAACCCCTTGCAACAACCACCTTAAGTCAGGAGCCAGTGAACCCCCCATCTGAGGGTTCCCCAACCAGGGGCCGTTCACTACCTAAGTCTCCTGAGAAACCTCCCCAGTCTTCTTCAGAGAGCTGCCCACCATCCCCTCAACCTACCAAAGTTTCTCGACATGCCAGCTCTTCCCCTGAAAGTCCTAAACCTGCACCAGCTCCTGGGTCCCGCCGAGAGATTTCTTCTTCTCCCGCATCCAAGAGTCGCTCACATGGCCGGGGAAAGCGGGATAAGTCACATTCTCATACCCCTTCTCGAAGAGTTGGGAGGTCCCGTAGCCCTACTACTACCAAGAGGGGGCGATCTCGGTCTCGAACCCCTACCAAGAGGGGTCATTCTCGGTCCCGGTCCCCTCAGTGGCGTAGGTCCCGGTCTGCACAGAGGTGGGGACGTTCCAGAAGTCCCCAGCGACGTGGCCGCTCTAGGTCTCCTCAGAGACCAGGCTGGTCTAGAAGCAGAAATACCCAGAGAAGAGGTAGGTCTAGATCAGCAAGGCGAGGCAGGTCACACTCTAGATCCCCAGCCACTAGGGGCAGATCACGTTCTAGAACGCCAGCCCGCCGGGCCAGGTCTCGCTCTAGAACACCTGCCAGGCGGAGGTCACGATCCAGAACACCTGCCAGGCGGAGGTCACGCTCTAGAACACCAGCCCGGCGGGGCAGGTCTCGCTCTAGAACACCTGTTAGGCGCAGATCTAGGACTCGGTCGCCAGTACGACGGAGGTCTCGTAGCAGATCACCAGCCAGGAGAAGTGGCAGGTCACGCTCTAGAACCCCAGCCAGACGTGGTCGGTCACGCTCTAGAACCCCAGCCAGAAGAGGGAGATCTCGGTCTAGAACACCTGCAAGACGAGGACGATCTCGGTCTAGGACACCCGCAAGACGAGGACGATCTCGGTCTAGGACACCTGCAAGACGAAGATCTCGTAGTAGAAGTGTAGTTAGACGAGGAAGATCTCACTCTAGAACACCACAAAGAAGAGGCAGATCTGGTTCATCATCAGAACGGAAGAACAAATCCAGGACGTCACAGAGAAGAAGCAGGTCCAACTCAAGCCCAGAAATGAAAAAGTCTCGCATTTCTTCAAGGCGGAGCAGGTCTCTTTCTTCACCACGGTCCAAAGCAAAATCTCGCTTGTCTTTGAGGCGAAGCCTTTCAGGATCATCTCCGTGTCctaaacaaaagtctaggacacCACCGAGGCGCAGTCGCTCTGGATCATCCCAACCAAAAGCTAAGTCCAGAACACCACCAAGGCGAAGTCGGTCTGGTTCTTCACCTCCTTCTAATCAGAAATCTAAGACACCATCAAGACAGAGTTGTTGCAGTTCATCTCCTCAACCTAAAGTGAAGTCTGGAACACCACCAAGGCAAGGGTCTGTAACAAGTCCCCAGGCAAATGAACAATCTGCAACACCACAAATACAGAGCCGTTCAGAATCATCACCTGACCCTGAGGTGAAATCTGCAACCCCTTCAAGACATAGCTGCTCTGGGTCCTCTCCTCCTAGAGTAAAATCTAGCACACCTCCGAGACGGAGCCGATCTGGGTCATCCTCTCCACAACCCAAAGTCAAGGCAATAACATCACCAGTCCAAAGCCATTCTGGCTCCTCTTCTCCTAGTCCTAGTAGGGTGACATCTAAAACACCGCCAAGGCAAAGCAGATCAGAGTCTCCTTGCTCCAAGATGGAATCTAGATTGTTGCAAAGACAGAGCCGTTCTAGGTCCTCCTCACCAGATACCAAAGTGAAACCTGGAACACCACCAAGACAAAGTTACTCAGGGTCTACTTCGCCATGCCCTAAAGTAAAGCCCCAAACTCCATCAGGGCACAGTCTTAGTGAATCAAAATCACCATGTTCCCAAGAGAAGTCTAAAGACTCACCAGCACAAAGTTCAggatccttctctctctgtccaggAATAAAGTCTAGCACACCACCAGGAGAGCTGTATTATGCAGCCTCCTCTTTGCAACAGAAAGGACAGTCTCAAACTTCACCAGATCCTAGATCTGATACTTCAAGTCCAGAAATGAAACAGAGTCATTCTGAGTCTCCATCTCTGCAGAGCAAATCTCAGACACCTCTTATGGGTGGCCAGTCCAGGTCCTCATCTCCAGTCACTGAGCTGGCACCCAAATCTCCAGCAAGACCAGAAAGAAGTGAATTGTCAAGTCCTAGGCTAAAATCTGGACTGTCTCCTGAGCAAAGCAAGTCCCAATCTGACTCTTCCCCATATCCTGCAATGGACTCTAAATCTTTTCTGGGGCAGAGTAGATTGGAGCCTTCTGAATTGAAAGAGAAATCAGTCTTACTCCTTCAGGAGGATTTTACTGCATCATCTTCCATACCAAGAGACAAATTGAGTCCTCTTCCAGTGCAGGATAAGCCTGATTCCTCACCAGTACTCAGAGAAACACCTAAAACCCCGCCAAGGGAAAGAGGTGGTGTTGGATCATCTCCAGATACGAAAGACCAAAGTGTGTTAGCTAAGCCAAGCCAAGATGAGGAATTAATGGAAGTGGTAGAGAAATCTGAAGAATCCTCAAACCGGGTTCTCTCCCATTTGTCTCCCGAACTTAAAGAAGTCGCTGGAAGTAACTTTGAATCATCTCCTGAAATAGAAGAAAGACCCACTGTGTGTTTGACTGTTGACCAAAGTCAGTCACAGACTTCTTTGGAAGCAGAAGTCCCTGCAGTGGCCTCAATTTGGAGTGGGCCACATTTTTCTCCAGAACATAAAGAACTGTCTAACTCTCCTCCACGGGAGAATAGCTTTGGGTCACCTTTAGAATTTAGAAACTCAGGCCCTGTTGCAGAAATGAATACTGGATTTTCTCCTGAAGTTAAAGAAGATTTGAATGGCTCTTTTCCTAATCAGCTGGAGACAGATCCGTATATAGATACGAAAGAACAATCAACAAGGTCCTCTAGACGCAGCAGTTCAGAGTTATCCCCAGATGCAGTAGAAAAAGCTGGAATGTCTTCAAATCAGAGTGTTTCTTCACCAGTACTTGATGCAGTACCCAGAACACCATCAAGAGAAAGAAGTAGCTCTGCATCTCCTGAGCTGAAAGATGGTTTACCCAGAACCCCTTCAAGGAGAAGTAGGTCTGGGTCTTCTCCAGGACTTAGAGATGGGTCTGGGACTCCCTCAAGACACAGCTTATCTGGGTCCTCTCCTGGAATGAAAGATATACCTAGAACACCATCCAGGGGGAGAAGTGAATGTGATTCTTCTCCCGAACCAAAAGCTTTGCCTCAGACTCCTAGACCAAGAAGTCGTTCACCATCATCCCCGGAGCTCAACAACAAGGGTCTTACCCCCCAGAGAGAAAGAAGTGGTTCAGAATCTTCAGTTGAACAGAAGACTGTGGCTAGGACTCCTCTTGGGCAGAGAAGTCGATCTGGATCTTCTCAAGAACTTGATGGGAAACCAAGTGCATCCCCTCAAGAGAGAAGTGAGTCAGACTCTTCTCCAGATTCTAAAGCTAAGACACGAGTACTGCTTAGAGAAAGGAGTCGCTCTGGATCATCTCCAGAGGTCGAGAGCAAATCTCGACCTTCTCCTCGGCACAGTAGATCTGGCTCATCTCCTGAAGTTAAAGATAAGCCAAGAGCAGTACCCAGGGCACAGAGTGGTTCTGATTCCTCTCCTGAACCCAAGGCTCCTGCCCTTCGAGCTCTTCCCAGACGAAGCAGATCGGGGTCATCAAGTAAAGGCAGAGGCCCTTCTCCTGAAGGAAGCAGCAGTTCAGAGTCCTCTCCAGAACATCCACCCAAATCTAGAACTGCTAGAAGAAGCTCTAGGTCATCACCAGAGCCCAAGACCAAATCCCGTACTCCACCTCGCCGTCACAGTTCTCGATCATCTCCTGAGCTGACTAGGAAGGCCAGACTCTCTCGTAGAAGCCGCTCTGCATCATCCTCACCAGAGACCCGTTCTAGAACTCCACCAAGACGCAGAAGAAGTCCTTCAGTGTCTTCTCCAGAGCCAGCTGAAAAGTCCAGATCCTCACGCCGTCGGCGCTCAGCTTCATCCCCACGTGCTAAGACAACTTCAAGGAGGGGCCGTTCTCCTTCACCAAAGCCTCGCGGGCTCCAGAGGTCCCGTTCCCGCTCAAGGAGGGAGAAAACCAGAACGACTCGACGTCGAGATAGGTCTGGATCTTCTCAGTCAACCTCTCGGAGAAGACAGCGGAGCCGGTCAAGGTCTCGGGTCACTCGGCGGCGGAGGGGAGGCTCTGGTTACCATTCGAGGTCTCCTGCCCGGCAGGAGAGTTCCCGAACTTCTTCCCGACGCCGAAGAGGTCGTTCTCGGACACCCCCAACCAGTCGGAAGCGGTCCCGCTCACGCACCTCACCAGCCCCGTGGAAACGGTCAAGGTCTCGGGCCTCTCCCGCCACTCACAGGCGATCCCGGTCCAGAACACCGCTGGTTAGCCGCCGTAGGTCGAGGTCTCGAACTTCACCAGTCAGTCGGAGACGATCAAGGTCCAGGACATCAGTGACTCGACGAAGATCTCGATCCAGAGCATCCCCAGTGAGTCGAAGGCGATCCAGGTCTAGAACACCACCAGTAACCCGCCGTCGTTCAAGGTCCAGAACACCAACGCGCCGCCGCTCCCGTTCTAGAACTCCGCCAGTGACCCGAAGAAGGTCTAGATCTAGGACTCCACCAGTAACCAGGAGGCGATCTCGAAGCAGAACTTCTCCTATCACTCGTAGAAGATCAAGATCCAGGACATCTCCAGTCACCCGTAGGAGATCTCGATCTCGCACATCTCCAGTAACTCGAAGGAGGTCCCGCTCTCGAACCTCTCCAGTCACACGCCGCCGATCACGGTCCCGAACACCTCCAGCTATTCGGCGCCGCTCCAGGTCTCGGACCCCACTGTTGCCACGCAAACGGTCTCGAAGTCGCTCTCCACTTGCTATCCGCCGCCGTTCTAGATCCCGTACTCCGCGAACAACTCGGGGCAAGCGGTCCTTAACAAGATCTCCTCCTGCCATCCGAAGGCGTTCTGCATCTGGAAGCAGTTCAGATCGCTCACGGTCTGCTAGTCCTCCAGCAACAAGGAATCATTCTGGTTCTCGGACACCTCCAGTAGCACTCAATAGCTCTAGAATGAGCTGCTTCAGTCGTCCTAGCATGTCACCAACACCTCTGGACCGCTGTAGATCACCTGGAATGCTCGAACCCCTTGGCAGTTCTAGAACACCCATGTCTGTCCTGCAAGCTGGTGGCTCCATGATGGATGGTCCAGGTCCCCGAATTCCTGATCACCCAAGAACATCTGTGCCAGAAAATCATGCACAGTCAAGAATTGCACTTGCCCTGACAGCCATCAGTCTTGGCACTGCGCGGCCACCTCCATCCATGTCTGCTGCTGGCCTTGCTGCAAGAATGTCCCAAGTTCCAGCTCCAGTGCCTCTCATGAGTCTCAGAACGGCCCCAGCTGCCAGCCTTGCCAGCAGGATTCCTGCAGCCTCTGCAGCAGCCATGAACCTGGCCAGTGCCAGGACACCTGCCATACCAACAGCAGTGAACCTGGCTGATTCAAGAACACCAGCTGCTGCAGCAGCCATGAACTTGGCCAGCCCCAGAACAGCAGTGGCACCCTCTGCCGTGAACCTTGCTGACCCTCGCACCCCTACAGCTCCAGCTGTGAACCTAGCAGGAGCCAGAACCCCAGCTGCTCTGGCAGCTTTGAGTCTCACCGGCTCTGGCACACCTCCAGCTGCTGCAAACTATCCTTCCAGCTCCAGAACACCCCAGGCTGCAGCGCCTGCAAACCTGGTGGGTCCTAGATCTGCACATGCCACAGCTCCTGTGAATATTGCCAGCTCAAGAACTCCTCCTGCCTTGGCACCTGCAAGCCTCACCAGTGCTAGAATGGCTCCAGCCTTGTCTGGCGCAAACCTTACCAGCCCCAGGGTGCCCCTCTCTGCTTATGAGCGCGTTAGTGGTAGAACCTCACCACCGCTTCTTGACCGAGCCAGATCCAGAACCCCACCAGGAGGGCCAGGTTCCAGAACCCCACCATCTGCCCTGAGCCAGTCTAGAATGACCTCTGAGCgggctccctctcctgcctctagAATGGTCCAGGCTTCCTCACAGTGTGTTCTTCCTCCAGCTCAGGATAGACCTAGGTCCCCTGTGCCATCTGCTTTTTCTGACCAGTCCCGAGCTTTGCTTGCCCAGACCACCCCTGCAGCAGGGTCTCAGTCCCTTTCCTCTGGGACAGTGGCCAAGACCACGTCTTCTGCTGGTGACCACAATGGCATGCTCTCTGGCCCTGCCTCTGGCATGTCCCATCCTGAGGGTGGGGAACCACCTGTCTCCACGGGGGCCCAGCAGCCTTCTGCATTGGCCGCCCTGCAGCCGGCAAAGGAGCGGCGgagttcctcctcctcctcctcctccagctcctcttcCTCATCGTCGTCATCATCgtcgtcttcctcctcctcctcttccggTTCCAGTTCTAGCGACTCAGAGGGCTCTAGCCTTCCTACTCAACCTGAGGTAGCACTGAAGAG GGtacccagccccaccccagccccaaagGAGGCTGTTCGAGAGGGACGTCCTCAGGAGCCTACCCCAGCCAAGCGGAAGAGGCGCTCTAGTAGCTCCAGTTCCagctcttcttcttcctcttcgtcctcctcgtcctcctcctcttcctcctcctcttcctcctcctcttcctcctcctcctcttcctcctcttctacttcttcctccccctcccctgctaaGCCTGGCCCTCAGGCCTTGCCCAAACCTGCAAGCCCTAAGAAGCCGCCCCCTGGCGAGAGGAG GTCCCGTAGCCCCCGGAAGCCAATAGACTCTCTCCGAGACTCTCGGTCTCTCAGCTACTCGCCTGCGGAGCGCCGCCGCCCCTCGCCCCAGCCCTCGCTACGGGACCAGCAGAG CAGCAGTGAGCGGGGTTCCCGCAGAGGCCAGCGTGGGGACAGCCGCTCCCCAGGCCACAAGCGCAGGAGGGAGACACCCAGCCCCCGGCCTGTGCGGCACCGTTCCTCCAG GTCTCCTTGA